The sequence ACTGGTTTTTAAGTACTGTTCAACAATATGACCACCAATGACCAATATGCCAACATGTGGTTTAAAATAAAATTCCTGATATTGCCTGCCGAATGCAGAATCTAACTAAAATCTAATTGGCGCACATATTTCATTTAAAAACACACCTGTAAGGCATATGGATTGATCTCAATGAAAATATTAGAACTCGAACATGTATTAAGATCATACAGTAATAAACAGATCATTGACAATATTCGAAAGACAGGAATCCACAAAATCCAACAATATGGGTAACGAAATACCCATAAAATTAAATAATATGGGTAACTACATACCCATATAAGTGAAAAATATGGCTAACCTATTAAAGTACAATCTTCACTGGAGAGAGGATTTCACATACGGGCACAGGATAAAAAGGGATTTGTTCAATGAGCTTGTCAAGCATTTAGATATAAGGCAGACTATAGGTATTATTGGCCTTAGAAGGACCGGTAAGACAGTATTGCTAAAACAAATCATTGACCACCTGATCAGCCAGGAAGTGGAAAGGGACCAGATCCTCTACTTTTCCTTTGACGAGGAAAACGTGTCAATGGAGGAAGTTATTAACGAATTCCTGTCAAGAACTGGTAAAGACATTTCCGGCACTGGCAGACTTTACATATTCTTTGATGAGATACAGAAACTTGATGGCTGGCAGAACCAGTTGAAATACTATTACGATACCTACCACAGAATAAAGTTCTTTGTTTCTGGCTCATCTTCATTGTTCTTGAAGAAAAAGACAGAAGAATCGCTTGCGGGCAGGATTTTTCTATACTACCTGCCTGTGCTGGGCTTTACCGAGTTTCTCAGGTTGAAGGGCGACGAGGACCTTATCAAAAGACCAGGGATGTTTGAAGATGCCATAAAAAAACAGGTGCCTTTGTATATGAAACGGCAGCTACCGGAATTGGTGAAGGCTGATGAACCATTCATTCAGATGTATCTTGAGTCTATCATCAATAAGATGGTTTATGAAGACCTGCCAAGAGTGTTTCCTGTTGAAAACGAGGATGTCCTTAAGCAGATACTTATCATCACAGCTTCTAATCCGGGCATGATCACAGATTACGAGGGTCTTGCCAACGATCTGGGCATAACAAGAAAGACGCTGGTAAAGTACATCTCCTATCTAAAAAGGGGTTTTATGCTGCAGAAATGCTATAATTTTTCTAGCAACCGCCTTACCAGTGAGAAAAAAATGAAACGGCTCTATCTTACCAGTGCCACATTGCTGCTACACCTGTGGGAACATCCTGACATGGGCAGGGTAGTAGAGAACCTGGTGGTAACCAATTCAGGGGCACGGTTTTTCTGGAGGAAGGGGACATCTGAAGTGGATTGTGTGCTGGCCAAGGGTGATGAGGTTGTACCCCTGGTGTCCAGGTATAAGAACAATATCAGGAAGAAGGATATTAAGGGATTGCTAAAGTTCATGGAAACTTTTTCGGCAGAGAAGGGGCTTGTTGTGACAAAGGACCGGGAGGGTGAGGAACTGGTGGATGGCAAGTGGATTGTATTTGTGCCGCTTTGGAAATGGCTTCTGGAGGGGAGAATATCGAGTTAAAACAGGGGCATCTCCGGAATTATCTAAAACGATTGTTTTAATCAAGCCCACACCAGCTCACTCACCACCACTTCCATTAATCTTAATAACTATATCCCGCATCTCTGCTGCGGTTGGGTGTGCCGTCGCAACTTTTTACTTTCCCTCAAACCCTGAGAAATACCCCAAAAGACATCGTTAAATAAAAACAGAAGGAGCTATATTCGATTAAGAATTTTTAGATATAGTTGAAATAACACATAATACCACCTCAAACTTTGTATTTATACAAATGAAGAAAACCTACTAATGTGAAAAATAACCATGCTGCAACTAATCGTCAACGGAATTGTCCTCGGAAGCATCATCGCCCTGGCAGCCATCGGCCTGACAATGGTATACGGTGTCCTGAATTTTGCCAACTTCTCCCATGCCGATTTCATGACATTCGGTGCATACATTGCCTTTGTGCTGAATGTAGCTCTCGGCCTGAATATAATATTATCATTCTTCATTGCCGTTGCAATAGCAGGTGCAATGGGTGTGCTCCTGGACTTTTTGGTCTGGAAACCCATGCGAAGGAAAAATGCTGACCTTGTAAGCCTCATAATCGTATCTATCGGCCTATCCCTGATCGTCAGGAATGCCATAATCTTTACATGGGGCGGCAGTACCAGAAACTTTGACCTGCCAGTGCAAAAAGGCATTGAGATGCTTGGAATTACAATAACCCACAACCAGCTCACAGGACTGGGTACAGCCATACTATTCATTGCGCTGGTCCACTTTTTCCTGAAACATACAAAAATGGGCAAGGCCATGCGTGCCATCTCAGATGATATCAACCTTGCCCGTATCTCAGGCATTGATTCAGATAAAGTAATTATGTGGATGTGGTTTATTGGAATAGGCCTGGCAGGTGTGGCCGGTATCCTGTACGGACTGGAAACCACTATCAGGCCCAATATGGGCTGGTTCCTTATCCTTCCCATGTTCGCTGCCGTTATCCTGGGTGGTATTGGTAACCCCTACGGAGCCATGGTAGGTGGCATGGTGATCGGTCTGTCCCAGGAATTGAGTATGCTCATCCTGCCGTCAGAATACAAAATGGGAGTAAGCCTTGGCATAATGATATTAGTACTGCTGTTTAAACCAGAAGGACTATTCGGGGGAACAAAAACATGATAGACTACTTGGTAGCCATCAGTATCATCGTTGGGATATATGCCATATTTGCAATAGGGCTGAACCTGGAATGGGGCTTCACCGGACTCATCAACTTCGGCCACGTGGGATTTTTGGCTATCGGTGCCTACACAACAGTACTGATGAACCAGAGCGGTGCGCCGCTATGGCTATCCATGGCATCAGGCGTAGTACTGGCAGGCTTTTTCGGCCTTCTGGTCGGTATCCCCACCCTCAGGCTCAGGGAGGATTATCTTGCTATAGTTACGATCGGTTTTTCAGAGATAGTCAGGTTGTTCCTGCTTAATGAAGAATGGCTCACCAGGGGACCCATGGGACTGTTCGGATTTGACAGGCCTTTTGAAGCAATGATACCCTTTGACTACAATTATTTCCTGTTCATCCTTGTATTCGGTTCACTGGCCGTTATTTACCTGCTTATAGAAAAACTGGTACACTCTCCCTGGGGCAGGGTGCTGAAATCCATTCGTGAGGATGAGGATGTGGCATCCGCTCTCGGTAAGGATGTGTTTCGTTACAAGATCCAGGCGTTGATGATCGGCTCGGCCATTGCAGGACTGGCCGGTGCCTTTTTAGCATTCAATATGCAATACATCAACCCCCGCAACTTTATCCCGATGGAAACATTTTATGCATGGATCATCGTGGTATTAGGGGGAAGTGCCAGGAATAAGGGGACCATCATTGGTGCTATTTTAGTCCAGTCCTTCTACACCGGGACCCGGTACCTTCAGGACTATGTGCCCCTGGCATCCCACCAGATGGCTGCCTTACGGGTCATGGTGATAGGATTATTATTGGTATTGTTGATGATGTATAAGCCACAAGGACTACTTGGCAAAAAAGAAGAACTGACGCTGGGGCAATAAAATGGTGCAGGAAATCCTGAAGGTCAGGGACGTGAAAAAGTATTTCGGGGGTGTCATGGCTGTTGACGGTGCATCTTTTAGTGTGGAAGAACAGACTATCAGGGGACTCATAGGTGCTAACGGCGCAGGCAAGACCACCTTGTTTAATCTCATAACCGGCTACTACAAACTTGACAGTGGTAATATTTTCTTTAAAGATGAAAGAGTAGACCAACTGCCCACGTTTAAAAAAGCCCGTATTGGCATGGTCAGGACGTTCCAGTTGACCAAGGCACTATCCAGGATGACTGTACTTGAGAATTTACTACTGGGACCCAAGATGCAAAGCGGTGAGCACATACACAACATATTTTTACGCCCGAAAATAGTGGCGGATGAAGAAGCAGTAATTGTGGAAAAAGCTCTCGCAACACTTGAATTTTTTGACTTGATGCATATGAAGGATGATTATGCCGGAGCTCTTTCTGGTGGGCAGAAGCGACTGCTTGAGATGGCCAGGGCACTGATGACCGACCCGAAGATGCTGCTGCTGGACGAGCCTTTTGCAGGTGTCAATCCCACCCTGGCAAGGAAACTTGTCGGGCGCATCAAGGAACTTAAGGGGCAAGGCATGACGTTTCTTATCATAGAACATGATATACCGCTCATAACCGAAGTAAGTGATACCCTTAGTTTCATGAACCATGGCAGGATAATCCTTGAAGGACCGCCCGAGGATGTCAAGCACGACCCCAGGGTACTGGATGCATATCTGGGGGATGGGGCATGAGCATACTTCAGGTAGAAGGCGTAGTGTCAGGCTACACAGACATTAACATCCTGAACGGAGTATCCATTCATATTGAAAAGGGTGAGATAGTCTCCATCATCGGGCCCAATGGTGCAGGCAAGTCCACATTGCTTAAAACCATTATCGGGATGCTAAAACCCAGGAGTGGTAGTATATTTTTTGACGGGCAGGACATTGCAGGTATGACCACACATAATATCGTGGCCAGAGGCATGGGATTTGTACCCCAGGAAAAGAATACATTCCCATCCCTGACAGTTATGGAAAACCTGGAGATGGGTGCTTTCCTTAAGCGAGAGATGGGTGATGTCTTAGAAGAGGTGTTTGACATCTTCCCGGTACTTCGGGATAAGAAGCACCAGAGGGCCACCACTTTAAGCGGTGGTGAGATCAAGATGCTGGCCATGGGTAGGGCAATGATGCCGGAGCCGCAAGTACTGCTGCTGGACGAGCCCACAGCAGGGCTGTCCCCAAAGTTAAGGGAAGTCGTGTTTGAGGAGATCAAGGATATTAACGGCACAGGGACCACCATCCTGATGGTGGAACAGAATGCTAAAAAGGCGCTGTCCATATCCCACAGGGGTTACGTGCTGGAGATGGGGGAGAACAGGTTTGAAGGCGAAGGCTCAACCCTGCTGGAAGATGAAAATGTCCTGAAACTTTATTTGGGTGGGTGACAAAAAAGAAAAAAAAGGGAACCGATCACTCAAGATCGATTGACTCTCCCCATACTACATTACCATCTGTTCCAACGTACCACTGGGCATAATTGGCAGTGTCTGCCGATATGTCCCCATTTTCATCAAAGGTAATATCACCCGATGCACCCTTGTAGTTGATATCTTTTCCTTCCCGAATCAATTTCAGACCAGTACCGATATCGGTTACTTCCTCCCCCGGTGGATTTGCTACGGTCCTTAAATTGTCCCGGATAGCAGTGCCATCTGAACTTCCTGCCTTCTCTATTGCCAAGGCAATGACAGCTGCTGCATCATATGTTTGGGGTGTGAAGGTGGTAGGTTCTTTATTGTATTTGTTGACATATGCTTCTTTAAAATCCTCATATGCCGGGCCTTCTGGAAATGGTGCTGTGCCTTTGAACCCCTTTATTATATAGTTCCCATCAACGTCTTTACCAACCATTTCTGCAAATGTCTCATCCTTAAGTCCTTCAGAGAGCAGCCAGTCAGTTTTATCCATAATGCCCTTTTCATATGCTGCCTTTAAGATCAGGCTGCCTGTCTCAGGATAAGATATCAGTATAATGACATCTGGATTGCCTTGTGCTGCCTTTTCGACCTCGGAATTGAACATGGTGGCCTGTGGGTCGTATTTTACCCGGTCCAGTATTTCTCCACCCATGTTTTCAAACTCCTCTACAAATACTGTTTCAAAACCTACACCATACGCATTGTTCAGTACAAGAGTGCTGGCTGTGGTATAGTTCTTTTCTATTGCCAGAAGTGCCATCGCCCTACCCTGAAGAGCATCTGATGGGCAGGTTCTGAAGTAGAAATCATTGTCTTCATACGTGGTAAAGTCAGGCGCAGTATTGGAAGATGATATCTGGACCACGTTGTTACTTGTAGTTATGTCAATAAATGACAGGCTTATGCTGCTGCCTGCTGCCCCTATGATCGCAGGGACTTTATTTATCTTGACAAGTTTATTGGCAGCATCCACTGCTGCTATCTCCGAGGTCTGGGAATCTTCATTGATCATTATTACTTGTGTTCCCAGCAAGCCGCCGTTCGCATTCACTTCTTCGATGGCAAGTTTAGCTGCATTTTCCATAGGTCCGCCGTATGGGGCAAGATCGCCTGTGATCGACAGTAATGTACCGATCTTTACCTCCTCTTGTTCTACAGTATCAGTAGTATCAGTACACCCTGATAATGTAACTATTGCAACGATGAACATTATTGCAATTAATCCTTTAGCATGTGATTTTAACATATATATTCCTCCTTAAATCATCCTGGAAGTAATCATCATGGATGAGTTCTTCCTAATGTTTTTTTGGGTAGGGCTTTTTACTTAAAGTTATCGTTTTTTTGAGACCGTTACAATTCGTGTTGGTGAATTTAATTAAACCACAGATAAACACAGATGAACACAGATTTTCAGGTAGCGTATCCGCGTTTATCGGCGTTCGTCTGCGGTTAGTTTGATAATACCAACATGTAATGTGACGGTCTCGTTTTTTTGAGACCGTTAAAATTCTTGTTGGTGAATTTAATTAAACCACAGATAAACATAGATGAACACAGATTTTCAGGCAGCGTATCCGCGTTTATCGGCCTTATTCTGCAGTAAGTTTGATAATACCAGCATGTAATGTGACGGTCTCGTTTTTTTTAACCTGTGCAGTTGAGTTAACTGAAGAAGACTGCGAAATTATAGGATTGCAGATAGAGTAATTTTGTCCCAAGGCTGTGGATACTCGATACAGGAAAATTCATCTATTGACAATTATGGGGAATACATTAATTACACCCAGCAGATCACCCTTCTCGATCATCCCATCCAGTATAGGGAGAAAAACAATACTTGAGATATTCCTTTTACTTTCCACCAGTGCCACACCTTCAGATTGCACATTAAGTACAGTACCCAGGGCATGGTGGCAAAAAGCGCACGGTAATGATATTGTGTTTTCATACACAACTGTTTTCTTAATAGGGATTTGTATAACATCGCCCTTTTTAACCGCCACATCCCCAGCAGAAATAAGCATTTCCCATTTTCCTTCAGTTGAAATAGTAAAATTATACGGTACTGCGGATACATTTTCCCTCTCGATATGGTCCATTCCACCCAATACCAGTTGTATAGGGACCAGCAGGACATTTTCATTACCAGCCATGATATATAATAATTAGCGTTTATGATATATAACTTACTTTTTACACATCTTTCCTCAAACACAATATTTGTCGCATTCCTTTCCCACCAGACTAAGATCAGTCATATCCTTCATTTACAGCACAACAATTAAAAACTATCATACGGTAATACTTCCATCCTTACCAATTTTCAAGAGGAACAAATATGGATTATAGAAGAATCATCCCCTGTCTGGACGTAAAGGACGGCCGCCTTGTCAAAGGCGTAAATTTTATAGACTTAAAAGACGTGGGCGACCCGTCAGAGAACGGTGCAGCCTACAGTGAAGCGGGAGCCGACGAACTGGTTTTCCTGGACATCACAGCGACTATTGAGAACCGGAAAACCATGGTCGATGCCGTGGCAAGAACAGTAGATAAAATCTCCATACCGCTGACCGTAGGCGGTGGCATAGGAAGTATCCAGGACATACAGGCAATGCTGGACGTAGGTGTATCTAAAGTATCAATTAACTCGGCCGCAGTACGAACTCCAGGGCTTGTTAAAGAAGCGTCATCAGAGTTCGGCAGCGAAACATTGACCATTGCCATAGATACCAGGCAGAACCCACAACTGCCGTCAGGGTTTGAGGTTATGGTTAACGGAGGCAACAAACCTACTGGCATCGATGCTGTCCAGTGGGCAAAACAGGTGGAAGAATCAGGCACTGGTGCCATCCTCCCCACCAGCATGGATGCTGACGGTACCCTGGCTGGATATGATATCCCTATGACCAGGGCCATTGCCGATGCGGTTGACCTCCCGATTATAGCATCCGGCGGTGCCGGCACGCTCGAACATCTTTATGAAGCCATAACTGATGCTCATGCAGATGCCGTACTGGTTGCGTCCATTGCACACTTTGGCACATATACTATTCAAGAGATGAAGGAGTACCTGGCAGGAAAAGGCATCCCTGTAAGATTGTAGTATTTCGAAGTCTTTTTGATGTATTGAAGTCCTTTCTGCAATATATGACTAAAAAGATGACCTATGCCAGTTCAGGCGTGGACATACATCTGGAGGAAAGGGCCATCAAGGCGCTTGCCTCCGAAATAACATATAAACGTATAGGGTTAGGTGCACCGCTGACAGACATCGGCCACTATGCCGGTCTTATCGCGTTCGGTGAATATGCCCTTGCCCTGGCCACTGACGGTGTAGGTTCCAAGGTCCTCATTGCAAACGAGATGAAGCGCTGGAACACGGTGGGCATAGACTGTATGGCCATGAATGTGAACGACCTGCTGGCCATAGGCGCAGAACCCCTTTCTTTTGTGGACTATCTGGCAATCGCAAAGCCGGATGAGGAACAGATGGCGCAGATAGGGGAAGGGCTCCAGCGTGGAGCAGAACTTAGCAGGCTGACAATTGTGGGTGGTGAGACTGCAACTTTGCCAGAGATCATCAATGGGTTCGACCTGGCCGGTACCTGCCTGGGGGCGGTCAGGAAGGAGCAGGTCATTACTGGTGAGCATGTTAAAGAGGGCGATGTTCTGGTAGGAGTACCAAGTTCAGGAATCCACAGCAATGGCTATACCCTAGTGCGCAAGATCATTGAGCGATCCACCTTTAATTACCATGACCCGTTCCCTCTTAATCCAGAAACCACGATCGGCGATGAACTGCTCATCCCTACGCGCATCTATATTGAGATACTTGATGTGATAAAGGAATGCGAGGTTCACGGTCTGGCCCATATCACAGGCAGTGGCCTGTTAAAACTTCGAAGGATTAGCGACCTTGGATTTGATATTCATTCACCTCTAAAGCCCCAGCCAATTTTCAGGTTCCTGCAGGAACAGGGAGAAGTTGACGAACTTGAGATGTATAAGACCTTCAACATGGGTATGGGATTCTTAATTGTGCTGCCAGAACAGGATGCTCAGCGGGCGGCTGAGATCACAGGCGGCAGGATCGTGGGTGAGATCATTAGTTCAGGAATACGAGTTCGGGAATTGGAGATTGTTTAATTATTGAAAATTATCGTACAAATCCAGGTGCTTTTAAAACGGGCGGTTCCGAAAATTATATTTTACATATTTACCTTTCAGTACCTGAATTTCATTTTATTATAAATAGATGAGACCAATATTGAAAGTTTATTACGGATTTGTGTCCGGAACAACAGTATTTAACAGATGATAACAAGGTGCCTCGAACATGGTTACAATAAAACCTTTCAAAACCACTTTAATAAATCCACAACTGTCACAGCGAGACCGGCTGGTATGCCCGGTCTATGATACCATTGATGAGACCGAATATGGCAGGTATGGCGGTGAAGAGAATAATGTTATAAATATTACCACACGCAGGGCCGGTGTTGACAGTGAAGAGTTCATCGCAAATGCAAAAAGATGCCTTAAGCGTTTCTTTGATGAACAGATACTTGTAGAACGGGATGAACCTGCACTATATATTTACGGCATCAAGTACACCCTCTCCGAAAATATTCTGAGCCAGATACCAGAAATAGCCAGGAGGAATATCTATTTTGCTTTTGGGTTGGTTGGCCTTGTAAAGGTGGAGGAGCTGGGAAGGGGCAGTATTGTGGGGCATGAGAGGATTTTTGAGAAACATACAATTGAACGCTATAACCTGATGAAGGCGTGCGGCATGAACTTCTCACCTATTGTATCTGAATACAACATGCCCGGGCATGAGATTAATAATATTCTCGAAGACTACCTTGGCTTTAAGCGACCCGACCTGGTCTTGAGGGAAGAACGCCCGCCTCTGGTGGACCTGGAACTGAAGGGCACCAGGCACCTGCTGTGGGAGATCACTGAAACTGAAATAATCGGGAAGATACAGCAGCTAATGAAAGATGAGAAGGTCTTGATACTGGACGGGCATCACCGGTATAATGCAGCCAATGAACTTCGCATGAAGGATGGTGTGGACCATACTATGATGATGTTCATGGAAGGCGGGGACCGTGCCCTCTTGCTGCTGCCCTGGCACAGGGTGGTAAGGCATGTGGATGTGGGTAAGCTTGGGTTGCAGGTGAAGCGGTACTTTGAGACAATACGGGAAGGGGACCTGGATGATGGATTCCACAATGCATTACAGGATAGTGATGGTAAATATGATGTAAGGATAGGGTTGTATGATGGTGAGACGTTTTCTGTGCTGAAGGCAAATAAAGAGGATGTTAAGCGGCTTTCAGTGGAATTGGGGGAGAACGTGGGGCTGGACTATATCGCATTGAATGAATGGATCATCGGGCCCTGTGTGGATAATTGCAATACAGATGATGTGGTCTTTGTGGATAGTATGGATGAAGCTGTTAACAAGGTTGATACCCAGGGATTTGATATGGCTTTCCTGATAAGGCCCCTTGCTATTGAAGATGTGGAGTACAAGGCTCATGTGGAGATGAAGAATTTTCCCCAGAAGTCTACATTGTTCCTGCCCAAGGTTGCTGAGGGGATAATGATGCGGCGGTTTTAGGGGGTAGGGGCAGATGCAGGTGGCAGGATTTTCGTCTTTTAATTGATGAGGGTAATATTCAGAGCATGATCTTTGCTTTTATTTGAGCAATATCATGTTCTATCATTATGATCCTCTCGTCGAAATGAGATTTGAAATCATCCCGGCTGTGCCGGATTTCTGATGTTATTTCTATCCTGTTTTGATCGATTTTACTACCAAGATCAACTCCGAGACCATCTATTTTACCACCAAGATCATCTCCGAGACCATCTATTTTACCACCAAGATCCCGAGACCATCTATTTTGCTACCAAGATCATAAAAACCGTTCTTTGACACATGAATGAGCTCTTTTAGCAAATCCGCCGCAGTGTCCAGTCTTTCATCAGTTTCCCCATCATCCACAAGCTTGTAGAAGCTTTCATATTCCCCTGTATGGGTGAAATATTCTTTTTCAAGATCAGTGACGTTTATGAGAGTATTTTTAATGTTTACTGCCTTTATGAATCTCTCTAAATCTGTCTCATCTCCTTCAGCTATAATTTTTACTCGTCTGTCCGGGAGATTTGCCACATACCCTTTTATATCTAATGCTTTGGCTATGTCTACGATTTTTGCCCGGAATCCGGATTGCTGGACATCACCTGAGATATGGAGAATTGCTTTTTTCATTCAAAAATTCCTTTGGTTTGAAGTGGACATAAAGGTTATGGATGAGGAAGCTTCAACAGTTGCAGAGTTTCATGGTGTAAGGACTAAGGGTGCACTTTTCATTTTGCTAAAATCGGTGAAAGATGGTTTGCTTGGTAAAGGTGAATCGCTTGCAATATTCCAGCAGATGCTTGAGGATGGTTTCTGGCTTGCCTGGGATACGGCAGTGGAGTTTGAAAGGATCTTATTTTTGATGTGAAGATGGTTGTATTGTTCCATGTTCAAATTCGTAGTATTTTGTTGG comes from ANME-2 cluster archaeon and encodes:
- a CDS encoding ATP-binding protein yields the protein MANLLKYNLHWREDFTYGHRIKRDLFNELVKHLDIRQTIGIIGLRRTGKTVLLKQIIDHLISQEVERDQILYFSFDEENVSMEEVINEFLSRTGKDISGTGRLYIFFDEIQKLDGWQNQLKYYYDTYHRIKFFVSGSSSLFLKKKTEESLAGRIFLYYLPVLGFTEFLRLKGDEDLIKRPGMFEDAIKKQVPLYMKRQLPELVKADEPFIQMYLESIINKMVYEDLPRVFPVENEDVLKQILIITASNPGMITDYEGLANDLGITRKTLVKYISYLKRGFMLQKCYNFSSNRLTSEKKMKRLYLTSATLLLHLWEHPDMGRVVENLVVTNSGARFFWRKGTSEVDCVLAKGDEVVPLVSRYKNNIRKKDIKGLLKFMETFSAEKGLVVTKDREGEELVDGKWIVFVPLWKWLLEGRISS
- a CDS encoding branched-chain amino acid ABC transporter permease; translation: MLQLIVNGIVLGSIIALAAIGLTMVYGVLNFANFSHADFMTFGAYIAFVLNVALGLNIILSFFIAVAIAGAMGVLLDFLVWKPMRRKNADLVSLIIVSIGLSLIVRNAIIFTWGGSTRNFDLPVQKGIEMLGITITHNQLTGLGTAILFIALVHFFLKHTKMGKAMRAISDDINLARISGIDSDKVIMWMWFIGIGLAGVAGILYGLETTIRPNMGWFLILPMFAAVILGGIGNPYGAMVGGMVIGLSQELSMLILPSEYKMGVSLGIMILVLLFKPEGLFGGTKT
- a CDS encoding branched-chain amino acid ABC transporter permease, with product MIDYLVAISIIVGIYAIFAIGLNLEWGFTGLINFGHVGFLAIGAYTTVLMNQSGAPLWLSMASGVVLAGFFGLLVGIPTLRLREDYLAIVTIGFSEIVRLFLLNEEWLTRGPMGLFGFDRPFEAMIPFDYNYFLFILVFGSLAVIYLLIEKLVHSPWGRVLKSIREDEDVASALGKDVFRYKIQALMIGSAIAGLAGAFLAFNMQYINPRNFIPMETFYAWIIVVLGGSARNKGTIIGAILVQSFYTGTRYLQDYVPLASHQMAALRVMVIGLLLVLLMMYKPQGLLGKKEELTLGQ
- a CDS encoding ABC transporter ATP-binding protein; translation: MVQEILKVRDVKKYFGGVMAVDGASFSVEEQTIRGLIGANGAGKTTLFNLITGYYKLDSGNIFFKDERVDQLPTFKKARIGMVRTFQLTKALSRMTVLENLLLGPKMQSGEHIHNIFLRPKIVADEEAVIVEKALATLEFFDLMHMKDDYAGALSGGQKRLLEMARALMTDPKMLLLDEPFAGVNPTLARKLVGRIKELKGQGMTFLIIEHDIPLITEVSDTLSFMNHGRIILEGPPEDVKHDPRVLDAYLGDGA
- a CDS encoding ABC transporter ATP-binding protein — translated: MSILQVEGVVSGYTDINILNGVSIHIEKGEIVSIIGPNGAGKSTLLKTIIGMLKPRSGSIFFDGQDIAGMTTHNIVARGMGFVPQEKNTFPSLTVMENLEMGAFLKREMGDVLEEVFDIFPVLRDKKHQRATTLSGGEIKMLAMGRAMMPEPQVLLLDEPTAGLSPKLREVVFEEIKDINGTGTTILMVEQNAKKALSISHRGYVLEMGENRFEGEGSTLLEDENVLKLYLGG
- a CDS encoding ABC transporter substrate-binding protein: MLKSHAKGLIAIMFIVAIVTLSGCTDTTDTVEQEEVKIGTLLSITGDLAPYGGPMENAAKLAIEEVNANGGLLGTQVIMINEDSQTSEIAAVDAANKLVKINKVPAIIGAAGSSISLSFIDITTSNNVVQISSSNTAPDFTTYEDNDFYFRTCPSDALQGRAMALLAIEKNYTTASTLVLNNAYGVGFETVFVEEFENMGGEILDRVKYDPQATMFNSEVEKAAQGNPDVIILISYPETGSLILKAAYEKGIMDKTDWLLSEGLKDETFAEMVGKDVDGNYIIKGFKGTAPFPEGPAYEDFKEAYVNKYNKEPTTFTPQTYDAAAVIALAIEKAGSSDGTAIRDNLRTVANPPGEEVTDIGTGLKLIREGKDINYKGASGDITFDENGDISADTANYAQWYVGTDGNVVWGESIDLE
- a CDS encoding DUF22 domain-containing protein, whose protein sequence is MAGNENVLLVPIQLVLGGMDHIERENVSAVPYNFTISTEGKWEMLISAGDVAVKKGDVIQIPIKKTVVYENTISLPCAFCHHALGTVLNVQSEGVALVESKRNISSIVFLPILDGMIEKGDLLGVINVFPIIVNR
- the hisF gene encoding imidazole glycerol phosphate synthase subunit HisF translates to MDYRRIIPCLDVKDGRLVKGVNFIDLKDVGDPSENGAAYSEAGADELVFLDITATIENRKTMVDAVARTVDKISIPLTVGGGIGSIQDIQAMLDVGVSKVSINSAAVRTPGLVKEASSEFGSETLTIAIDTRQNPQLPSGFEVMVNGGNKPTGIDAVQWAKQVEESGTGAILPTSMDADGTLAGYDIPMTRAIADAVDLPIIASGGAGTLEHLYEAITDAHADAVLVASIAHFGTYTIQEMKEYLAGKGIPVRL
- a CDS encoding phosphoribosylformylglycinamidine cyclo-ligase, producing the protein MTKKMTYASSGVDIHLEERAIKALASEITYKRIGLGAPLTDIGHYAGLIAFGEYALALATDGVGSKVLIANEMKRWNTVGIDCMAMNVNDLLAIGAEPLSFVDYLAIAKPDEEQMAQIGEGLQRGAELSRLTIVGGETATLPEIINGFDLAGTCLGAVRKEQVITGEHVKEGDVLVGVPSSGIHSNGYTLVRKIIERSTFNYHDPFPLNPETTIGDELLIPTRIYIEILDVIKECEVHGLAHITGSGLLKLRRISDLGFDIHSPLKPQPIFRFLQEQGEVDELEMYKTFNMGMGFLIVLPEQDAQRAAEITGGRIVGEIISSGIRVRELEIV
- a CDS encoding DUF1015 domain-containing protein, whose amino-acid sequence is MVTIKPFKTTLINPQLSQRDRLVCPVYDTIDETEYGRYGGEENNVINITTRRAGVDSEEFIANAKRCLKRFFDEQILVERDEPALYIYGIKYTLSENILSQIPEIARRNIYFAFGLVGLVKVEELGRGSIVGHERIFEKHTIERYNLMKACGMNFSPIVSEYNMPGHEINNILEDYLGFKRPDLVLREERPPLVDLELKGTRHLLWEITETEIIGKIQQLMKDEKVLILDGHHRYNAANELRMKDGVDHTMMMFMEGGDRALLLLPWHRVVRHVDVGKLGLQVKRYFETIREGDLDDGFHNALQDSDGKYDVRIGLYDGETFSVLKANKEDVKRLSVELGENVGLDYIALNEWIIGPCVDNCNTDDVVFVDSMDEAVNKVDTQGFDMAFLIRPLAIEDVEYKAHVEMKNFPQKSTLFLPKVAEGIMMRRF
- a CDS encoding acylphosphatase, with translation MKKAILHISGDVQQSGFRAKIVDIAKALDIKGYVANLPDRRVKIIAEGDETDLERFIKAVNIKNTLINVTDLEKEYFTHTGEYESFYKLVDDGETDERLDTAADLLKELIHVSKNGFYDLGSKIDGLGILVVK